In one window of Prevotella fusca JCM 17724 DNA:
- the sucD gene encoding succinate--CoA ligase subunit alpha, translating to MSILINKDTKLIVQGITGRDGSFHASKMKEYGTNVVGGTSPGKAGQEVCGIPVFNTVKDAVAATGANTSIIFVPAPFAKDAMLEAIDGGVKLVICITEGVPTLDAVEAQRYAKIKGVKVIGPNCPGLISPEESMAGIMPTNIFKKGHTGVISRSGTLTYEVVYNLTQAGLGQSTAVGVGGDPVVGLYFEELLRMFQDDPETDSIALIGEIGGDAEERAAKFIKEHVTKPVAVFISGQQAPPGKQMGHAGAIISSGSGSASEKIAAFEAVGVPVARETSEIPELLKKQLKK from the coding sequence ATGAGTATTCTAATCAACAAAGATACAAAGTTAATCGTACAGGGCATTACAGGTCGTGATGGTAGTTTCCACGCTTCAAAGATGAAGGAGTATGGCACCAATGTGGTTGGTGGAACTTCTCCAGGTAAGGCTGGCCAGGAAGTTTGTGGTATCCCTGTATTCAATACAGTTAAAGATGCAGTTGCTGCAACTGGTGCCAACACGTCTATTATCTTCGTTCCTGCACCTTTCGCCAAGGACGCAATGCTTGAGGCTATTGATGGTGGTGTGAAACTTGTTATCTGTATCACCGAAGGCGTTCCCACACTTGATGCAGTCGAAGCACAGCGTTATGCAAAGATTAAGGGTGTGAAGGTAATCGGTCCAAACTGCCCAGGACTTATTTCTCCTGAGGAAAGCATGGCAGGTATTATGCCAACCAATATCTTCAAGAAGGGACATACTGGCGTTATCAGCCGAAGCGGAACACTTACCTATGAAGTGGTTTATAATCTTACACAAGCCGGTCTGGGACAATCCACTGCGGTCGGTGTAGGTGGTGACCCTGTTGTTGGTCTGTACTTTGAGGAACTCCTCCGTATGTTCCAGGATGACCCGGAAACAGACAGTATTGCACTCATCGGAGAAATCGGTGGTGATGCTGAAGAGCGTGCAGCCAAGTTTATCAAAGAGCATGTGACGAAGCCTGTTGCTGTATTTATCTCTGGCCAGCAGGCTCCTCCGGGTAAACAAATGGGACACGCTGGCGCAATCATCTCAAGCGGTTCTGGTTCTGCAAGCGAGAAGATTGCAGCTTTTGAGGCTGTAGGTGTACCTGTTGCACGTGAGACAAGTGAAATACCTGAGCTCCTTAAAAAGCAATTAAAGAAATAG